One Hippoglossus hippoglossus isolate fHipHip1 chromosome 13, fHipHip1.pri, whole genome shotgun sequence genomic window carries:
- the siae gene encoding sialate O-acetylesterase encodes MTCLLIVALTLCAVLTPSASVDSCDGCLRFASYYGDHMVLQRSPERAVLWGYGPDGGHVTVSLSGPVNQKTSPVPVLEGVWQVTMDPVDAGGPYNVTAATEGSTATLTDVLFGDVWLCGGQSNMGFETYKIFNASDELALVPNYSQVRPFMVALEKSQTELMDLIEVKLPWTVPTAGNVADFSALCWLFGHYMHDILKYPIGLVESCWSGTPVEMWSSTRALQQCGLAQSTEEKAFPSVTDSVLWNSMIHPLLNMTIKGAIWYQGESNADLNQDEYNCSFPAMIDDWRMAFHQGSGGQTAADFPFGFVQLSTYLKTSTSDAFPNIRWHQTADVGFVPNPRMPRTFMAVALDLPDEFSPYHTIHPRYKRDIAYRLSLGARAVAYNETDVHFLGPFPNQTLCSGMHVNITYDQAVSVTPSSHVFEICCSANQAPCGPKSLWVPAPITNWGLTTVQLSTSLCSPTEEAAAVRYAWRDWPCDYKACPIYSLSGILPGPPFISNCHQGNN; translated from the exons ATGACCTGCCTTCTCATCGTGGCTCTAACGCTGTGTGCTGTTTTGACACCTTCAGCCTCTGTTGACAGCTGTG atgggTGTCTGCGCTTCGCCTCCTACTATGGAGATCACATGGTGCTGCAGAGGTCTCCAGAGAGAGCTGTGCTGTGGGGGTACGGCCCTGACGGTGGACATGTCACCGTCtccttgtcaggaccagtaaaTCAGAAAACCTCACCGGTCCCTGTGTTAGAAG GTGTCTGGCAAGTCACCATGGACCCTGTCGACGCTGGCGGTCCCTACAATGTGACGGCAGCCACTGAAGGCAGCACGGCCACTCTCACAGATGTGCTGTTTGGAGATGTTTGGCTGTGTGGAGGGCAGAGCAACATGGGCTTTGAAACATATAAG ATTTTTAATGCGTCAGATGAGCTGGCCCTCGTACCAAACTATTCCCAAGTGCGACCTTTCATGGTAGCCTTGGAAAAGAGTCAAACTGAGCTGATGGATCTGATAGAAGTGAAACTTCCCTGGACTGTGCCTACAGCTG GCAATGTGGCTGACTTCTCTGCGCTGTGCTGGCTCTTTGGACATTACATGCATGACATTCTGAAGTACCCCATAGGACTGGTGGAGTCCTGTTGGTCGGGCACGCCTGTTGAAATGTGGTCATCTACACGGGCACTGCAGCAGTGTGGACTAGCCCAAAGCACAGAAGAGAAAGCCTT TCCCAGTGTGACCGATTCTGTCTTGTGGAATTCAATGATCCACCCACTGCTCAACATGACCATCAAAGGAGCCATCTGGTACCAAG GTGAGTCAAATGCAGACTTGAACCAGGATGAGTACAACTGTTCCTTCCCTGCTATGATCGATGACTGGAGGATGGCGTTTCACCAGGGCTCAGGGGGCCAGACAGCTGCTGATTTCCCCTTTGGGTTTGTCCAG CTGTCCACTTACTTAAAGACCTCCACAAGTGATGCCTTTCCAAACATCCGCTGGCACCAGACGGCAGACGTGGGCTTTGTCCCAAATCCACGGATGCCGCGAACCTTCATGGCCGTGGCTTTGGATTTACCTGACGAATTCTCTCCCTATCACAC GATCCATCCGCGGTACAAGCGAGATATAGCTTACAGGCTGTCACTGGGCGCAAGGGCAGTGGCTTATAATGAAACAGATGTGCACTTCCTTGGACCTTTCCCCAACCAAACCCTGTGCTCAGGAATGCATGTCAACATAACTTACGACCAGGCAGTGTCTGTCACACCATCTTCACACGTCTTTGAG atctgTTGCTCTGCGAATCAAGCTCCATGCGGGCCGAAGTCCCTCTGGGTTCCAGCTCCTATCACAAACTGGGGTCTGACCACTGTCCAGTTATCCACCAGTTTGTGTTCCCCCActgaagaagcagctgctgttCGTTATGCATGGAGAGATTGGCCTTGTGACTATAAAGCTTGTCCAATCTACAGCCTCAGCGGCATTTTACCTGGCCCTCCTTTTATTTCAAATTGCCACCAAGGAAACAATTAG
- the tbrg1 gene encoding transforming growth factor beta regulator 1 isoform X2 produces MESLNTFESEMEADGQGNYSLFPALDSIASLSGTAETLESEPPGEISEKPNLTWLDAAQIVLEEAGRPMHIKEIKQRIIDRGLVQSNAKSSLEAVMYRETDEERQQALQTFTSQSFLSSPQQNTVGSSGSGASGAGFPSPASSSEHKTKAKRVSRKTQNEKYRLKYLRLRKAARAMIFENAAVCDEVAHLEEKFLRAKEERRFLLKSLLQYQSLSEGEILPTPSSSAHPPVPPVALTSVPAGASGLSGGHNLASVVSTGEEGPLKKPKKERKERGRENGKEELPKKMTKKRKLMDGSRKLVQPISLDSCGRPVFPIVLGGLTVYSLGEIITDRMLFHDECAIYPVGFCSTRVFASMKNPDQQCLYTCQIKDGGTGPKFEIVPEEDPQNAIMASSALTCHSNLLKAIASVSSKCVVPIVPSGADFFGFSHPTIQNLIQSCPGARKCTNYRWIRFEVCRPGDGQVPHILSEDDASVNFEAYQRHQCFEENNKAEHVTGQTPQSPSSSHQHHLTSPTMKPSTSYFSS; encoded by the exons ATGGAGTCCCTCAACACGTTTGAATCTGAGATGGAGGCTGATGGACAGGGGAACTACtctctgtttcctgctctgGACAGCATCGCAAGTCTGTCAGGGactgcagaaactctggagag CGAACCGCCCGGTGAAATTTCGGAGAAGCCAAACCTCACATGGCTGGATGCTGCACAG ATTGTCTTGGAGGAAGCGGGACGTCCCATGCACATAAAGGAGATTAAACAGAGAATCATTGACAGAGGACTTGTTCAATCTAA tgcAAAGTCGAGCCTGGAGGCGGTCATGTACCGTGAG ACGGATGAGGAGCGGCAGCAGGCCCTGCAGACCTTCACCTCCCAGTCTTTCCTCAGCTCTCCGCAGCAGAATACCGTCGGCAGCTCTGGCTCAGGGGCCTCGGGAGCCGGCTTTCCATCCCCTGCCAGTTCCTCTGAGCACAAGACCAAGGCGAAGAGAGTTTCTCGAAAAACCCAGAATGAAAAGTACCGGCTTAAGTACCTTAGGCTGCGCAAAGCAGCTCGGGCCATGATATTT GAGAATGCAGCTGTCTGCGATGAAGTTGCCCACTTGGAAGAGAAGTTTCTGAGAGCGAAGGAGGAGCGAAG GTTTTTACTGAAATCCTTGTTGCAGTACCAGTCCTTGTCAGAGGGGGAGATTCTGCCCACACCCAGCTCAAGCGCTCATCCACCTGTTCCACCTGTGGCACTAACTTCAGTACCCGCAGGGGCTTCGGGCCTGTCTGGGGGACACAACCTGGCATCAGTGGTGTCAACAGGGGAAGAAGGTCCTCTTAAAAAACCcaagaaggaaaggaaagagagggggagggagaatGGAAAGGAAGAAC TGCCGAAGAAGATGACTAAGAAGAGAAAGCTAATGGACGGGTCTCGGAAGCTGGTGCAGCCCATCTCTCTGGACTCATGTGGTCGCCCCGTCTTTCCCATCGTCCTGGGAGGTTTAACAGTCTACAGTCTTGGGGAG ATCATCACAGACAGAATGTTGTTCCATGATGAGTGTGCCATCTACCCAGTGGGCTTCTGCAGCACACGAGTCTTTGCCAGCATGAAGAACCCCGACCAGCAGTGCCTTTACACCTGCCAAATCAAGGATGGGGGGACAGGTCCAAAG TTTGAGATTGTGCCTGAAGAAGACCCTCAGAATGCCATCATGGCCTCCTCTGCCCTGACGTGCCACTCCAACCTCCTGAAGGCCATCGCTTCTGTCAG TTCCAAGTGTGTGGTGCCCATCGTGCCATCAGGAGCAGACTTCTTTGGTTTCTCTCACCCCACCATCCAGAATCTCATCCAGAGTTGTCCTGGAGCACGCAAATGTACCAA CTACAGATGGATCCGTTTCGAGGTGTGTCGCCCAGGTGATGGCCAGGTCCCTCACATCCTTTCAGAGGACGATGCCTCTGTCAACTTTGAGGCCTACCAGAGACACCAGTGCTTTGAAGAGAACAACAAGGCGGAACATGTCACAG GACAGACACCGCAGTCTCCTAGTTCCTCTCATCAGCACCACCTGACTTCCCCCACCATGAAGCCCTCAACCTCATATTTCAGCTCCTGA
- the tbrg1 gene encoding transforming growth factor beta regulator 1 isoform X1 — MESLNTFESEMEADGQGNYSLFPALDSIASLSGTAETLESEPPGEISEKPNLTWLDAAQIVLEEAGRPMHIKEIKQRIIDRGLVQSNAKSSLEAVMYRETQKGSRRFKRIENRNGVFALLTDEERQQALQTFTSQSFLSSPQQNTVGSSGSGASGAGFPSPASSSEHKTKAKRVSRKTQNEKYRLKYLRLRKAARAMIFENAAVCDEVAHLEEKFLRAKEERRFLLKSLLQYQSLSEGEILPTPSSSAHPPVPPVALTSVPAGASGLSGGHNLASVVSTGEEGPLKKPKKERKERGRENGKEELPKKMTKKRKLMDGSRKLVQPISLDSCGRPVFPIVLGGLTVYSLGEIITDRMLFHDECAIYPVGFCSTRVFASMKNPDQQCLYTCQIKDGGTGPKFEIVPEEDPQNAIMASSALTCHSNLLKAIASVSSKCVVPIVPSGADFFGFSHPTIQNLIQSCPGARKCTNYRWIRFEVCRPGDGQVPHILSEDDASVNFEAYQRHQCFEENNKAEHVTGQTPQSPSSSHQHHLTSPTMKPSTSYFSS; from the exons ATGGAGTCCCTCAACACGTTTGAATCTGAGATGGAGGCTGATGGACAGGGGAACTACtctctgtttcctgctctgGACAGCATCGCAAGTCTGTCAGGGactgcagaaactctggagag CGAACCGCCCGGTGAAATTTCGGAGAAGCCAAACCTCACATGGCTGGATGCTGCACAG ATTGTCTTGGAGGAAGCGGGACGTCCCATGCACATAAAGGAGATTAAACAGAGAATCATTGACAGAGGACTTGTTCAATCTAA tgcAAAGTCGAGCCTGGAGGCGGTCATGTACCGTGAG ACACAAAAAGGAAGCAGGAGATTCAAGAGGATTGAGAACAGAAACGGAGTCTTTGCTCTGCTG ACGGATGAGGAGCGGCAGCAGGCCCTGCAGACCTTCACCTCCCAGTCTTTCCTCAGCTCTCCGCAGCAGAATACCGTCGGCAGCTCTGGCTCAGGGGCCTCGGGAGCCGGCTTTCCATCCCCTGCCAGTTCCTCTGAGCACAAGACCAAGGCGAAGAGAGTTTCTCGAAAAACCCAGAATGAAAAGTACCGGCTTAAGTACCTTAGGCTGCGCAAAGCAGCTCGGGCCATGATATTT GAGAATGCAGCTGTCTGCGATGAAGTTGCCCACTTGGAAGAGAAGTTTCTGAGAGCGAAGGAGGAGCGAAG GTTTTTACTGAAATCCTTGTTGCAGTACCAGTCCTTGTCAGAGGGGGAGATTCTGCCCACACCCAGCTCAAGCGCTCATCCACCTGTTCCACCTGTGGCACTAACTTCAGTACCCGCAGGGGCTTCGGGCCTGTCTGGGGGACACAACCTGGCATCAGTGGTGTCAACAGGGGAAGAAGGTCCTCTTAAAAAACCcaagaaggaaaggaaagagagggggagggagaatGGAAAGGAAGAAC TGCCGAAGAAGATGACTAAGAAGAGAAAGCTAATGGACGGGTCTCGGAAGCTGGTGCAGCCCATCTCTCTGGACTCATGTGGTCGCCCCGTCTTTCCCATCGTCCTGGGAGGTTTAACAGTCTACAGTCTTGGGGAG ATCATCACAGACAGAATGTTGTTCCATGATGAGTGTGCCATCTACCCAGTGGGCTTCTGCAGCACACGAGTCTTTGCCAGCATGAAGAACCCCGACCAGCAGTGCCTTTACACCTGCCAAATCAAGGATGGGGGGACAGGTCCAAAG TTTGAGATTGTGCCTGAAGAAGACCCTCAGAATGCCATCATGGCCTCCTCTGCCCTGACGTGCCACTCCAACCTCCTGAAGGCCATCGCTTCTGTCAG TTCCAAGTGTGTGGTGCCCATCGTGCCATCAGGAGCAGACTTCTTTGGTTTCTCTCACCCCACCATCCAGAATCTCATCCAGAGTTGTCCTGGAGCACGCAAATGTACCAA CTACAGATGGATCCGTTTCGAGGTGTGTCGCCCAGGTGATGGCCAGGTCCCTCACATCCTTTCAGAGGACGATGCCTCTGTCAACTTTGAGGCCTACCAGAGACACCAGTGCTTTGAAGAGAACAACAAGGCGGAACATGTCACAG GACAGACACCGCAGTCTCCTAGTTCCTCTCATCAGCACCACCTGACTTCCCCCACCATGAAGCCCTCAACCTCATATTTCAGCTCCTGA
- the LOC117772324 gene encoding stromelysin-1-like, whose protein sequence is MERRDQLNKMSLTDFWIVLLACLTLCQSAPTIAPTVSPEDEDLAQGYVSQFYGDVGTRNSSVRSLVNDSFSEDLESMQAFFGLEVTGVLNKETVEVMKAPRCGVSDISRYGHFPGKPKWEKRVITYRITRYTPDLTQRQVDATIAQALQLYSDVTPLDFKQIYTGNADIMILFKGGYHGDFYPFDGASGVLAHANSPGQGQGGDTHFDDDETWTLTQRGVNLLLVAAHEFGHALGLDHSRNRRALMYPTYQYVNTNEYRLPDDDRRGVQALYGSRTPVPTTAPKPKPTPRPEPEPEPEEPSEEPDPLPNPRGEQCSRGLVFDAATPVRGELFFFKNGYYWRKSSIGIRFTKVVTKWPGINYVDAAFEVPHRDVFYLFEGHQYWGIRAYQKRIMSGYPKSITSLGLPSSVSKVDAAVYVPTTRKTLIFVKTQYWSYDESRNQMDSGYPRSITWDFPGIGSKVDAAFENYGYLYFSSGPRQSEYDVTNKRVVRVLLNYGWLNCY, encoded by the exons ATGGAGAGAAGGGATCAACTTAACAAGATGTCCCTCACTGATTTTTGGATTGTACTGCTGGCTTGTTTGACGCTTTGTCAGTCGGCACCGACCATCGCTCCAACCGTTTCACCGGAGGATGAGGACCTGGCTCAG GGATATGTCTCTCAGTTTTACGGCGATGTTGGTACAAGAAACTCGTCAGTACGAAGTCTCGTCAATGATTCATTCAGTGAGGACCTGGAGTCAATGCAGGCTTTCTTTGGCCTAGAG GTGACTGGCGTCTTGAATAAAGAGACAGTGGAGGTGATGAAAGCACCGAGGTGCGGTGTGTCAGACATCAGCCGATATGGACATTTCCCTGGGAAACCCAAATGGGAGAAAAGAGTAATCACATACAG GATCACCAGGTACACTCCAGATCTGACGCAGAGGCAGGTGGATGCAACCATCGCTCAGGCCTTGCAACTCTACAGTGATGTCACCCCTCTGGACTTCAAACAGATCTACACCGGCAACGCCGACATCATGATCCTCTTCAAGGGCGGAT ATCACGGGGACTTTTACCCTTTTGACGGAGCGAGTGGAGTCCTGGCTCATGCTAACTCTCCCGGACAAGGCCAGGGGGGAGACACACACTTTGACGATGATGAAACCTGGACTCTTACCCAGAGAG GTGTGAATCTGCTGTTGGTGGCGGCCCACGAGTTCGGCCACGCTCTGGGTCTGGATCACTCCAGGAACAGACGTGCACTCATGTACCCCACCTATCAGTATGTCAACACAAACGAGTACAGGCTACCAGACGATGACAGGCGCGGGGTTCAAGCCCTCTATg GAAGCCGTACGCCAGTGCCCACAACCGCcccaaaaccaaaaccaactCCTCGtcctgaacctgaaccagaGCCGGAGGAGCCATCAGAAGAACCTGACCCTCTGCCAAATCCCCGAGGCGAGCAGTGCAGCCGCGGGCTGGTGTTTGACGCAGCTACCCCCGTGAGGGGAGAGCTGTTCTTCTTTAAAAACGG ATATTATTGGAGAAAGTCTTCAATTGGAATCCGTTTCACTAAAGTGGTAACAAAGTGGCCTGGGATCAACTATGTGGACGCTGCGTTTGAAGTCCCACACAGGgatgtgttttatctgtttgaaG GTCATCAATACTGGGGCATAAGGGCTTATCAAAAGAGAATAATGTCAGGTTATCCAAAGTCTATCACCAGCCTCGGCCTCCCCTCCTCAGTCAGTAAAGTGGATGCAGCTGTTTATGTGCCGACTACTAGGAAAACACTCATATTTGTGAAAACACAGTATTGGAG CTATGATGAGAGCAGAAACCAAATGGACTCTGGATACCCGCGATCTATCACTTGGGATTTTCCAGGCATTGGCTCCAAAGTAGATGCAGCCTTTGAGAATTATG GTTATCTATACTTTTCAAGTGGACCCAGACAGAGTGAGTACGACGTGACAAACAAAAGGGTGGTGCGTGTATTGCTCAACTACGGCTGGCTCAACTGCTACTGA